TCATGATTAGCTAGggcatatattatatatagataatagATATGATGATATAATTAAAAGGATGAATATGAAGAACCTTGCGAAAAGTAACTCCTCTCCTTTCTCATTCTTCCAAGCAGTCACTTGACCTCCATACAAGTACACCTGACATTATACAAGCCACATTAAATCACTAACACGCACGGATCTGGTTGTTCTGTATGATCAGATAAGGAGAATACCCCGAAAGATTGGCAGTGACGATCGCTGATGATGATCTTTTCTAGACCATTGATGCCTTTAGTCCGCTCAAAGAGACGATGCTCCCTGGCCATGGCGACTACTCCAACGAGCATCTTATAACATAAAGAAGAAGGCAACTCTCTTTTTAGGCTGCCAGCGCAACAAATAGATTCAGTACTATTCGCCACGTGTCCAAGCATTTAAACGCAGCGCGTTATTTAGTCCGTGCTTTATATGACGCGTTGTTTTGTTGGGCCTTGCTATTTAGCCCATGCAATACAAGATTGTACGATACACAGTGTTTTGAATTAGGTTTACGGTGGTTGTTTTGTTTCGTCTCCAGATTAAATCGTTTCTCTCCTTGCGCAGCTGACCTTCCATCTCCTCCATCGCAAGACCTCATAAACTGAACGAGTGTCTTTAATCCCTCCATTAATCTATCAACCACGATCTGGATGCAATGCGATATTTGATGTCCGATGCGTTTGAGACGACTATAAGAAGGTATCTTCTGTTCTTCTCAGATACTACATCACTTTCGTTCTAAAttcttctgaaaaaaaaaagccgGTGCTATGGCTAACGTTTTGGTTCTCCTCTCCGATCTCCAGTCTGGTGGCTCCTCCTCCACCGTCGAAGTGCGCTTGCTTCGCTTCTGGGAGGCTAGAAACGTCTGCCGTGGTGGAGAACTCATGGGCGTCGACATGCTCTTGCTCGACTCTCAGGTTATGTTTTAGATCTGCcattggttttgtttttccGATAGAATCTGTACACGTACCCGCCCTCTCGAATCCATATTAAAAGCACGGCGATCAAATTTTTAGTTCTTGCTGATTATgatctaaatatttaattaatcgtTTCACAACTTCACTGCCTTGAGTTTACATTTGTTAGATTTATTGATGTAAGATTTGCTAGATAATTATATGAGGTTTGTCAGTTTCTTCACGTCGGCTTTTATTGATAATTTTATAAGATTTGTTggataataatttttagttttcgctgattatgatttaaatatttaattactcGGTTCACAACTCCACTGCCTTGAGTTTACATTTGTTAGATTTATAGATGTAATATTTGTTAGATAATTATATGAGGTTTGTCAGTTTCTTCACGTCGGCTTTTATTGATAATTGTATAAGATTTGTTAGATAATTATATGATATTTGTTAGATGTCCTCGCGTCAGATTTGATAgatatttatatgttaaatcgATTCTGTGGCGCTTTCGTTCTGCTCACcgtttttttgttaatcatagttgtgttttgtttcattttcagtCAACCATGATGCCGGCTACCGTTAATGTTAACCGATTTTGAAGTCACACGTTGTAACCAGAATTATCGCCTGTCAGACTCTTCTCTACTAATCCGGTTTACCGACTCCACCTCTTTCAAGAAGGTCGCCGAACCAGCCGTTCCGATACCTCTTGAATCATTCCTGTTCCGTAACTACAGTGAGATGCTTGGTCTTGCTAACTCCAACAATCAATTACCGGGTAATGCTCCTCTTATTATCTCTTCTGATTACATATATAAGGATATCTGATAGTCTTTTGCTCACAAATCTTATTGGTGAGATTACTGCTGTCAAGAGTACGGTCACTGACCCTCCTCAGGACAATAATCGTGTCATGGCGACCATTAGGATGGAGAAGTAAGTTTTTATGAGCTTCAGTATCTTCACAGTTGTTTTGTATTTCCTAAATACGTTCATCTTACTGTTCTGCCTTCCAATGATGCAGTGACACATCTGTGACTATGAGCCTCTTTGACGCTCAGGCTGTTAAGATTCATAATCAGCTGGAGCAGATGGGAGTGGATCCAAGGGTTGTCGTTGCAACCAGTGTGAACCCGAAGATTGTGGGAGGTAAGCAACCAGTGTGATACAAACATGTCTAGCCCTGAAATGATGTCGATATCATTCATACTCGACTTATAATGCAGGGCGTCTGTTTTTGAACGCCACATCCGGCACACACATCTATTTCGACAAGCAAACAGATGCAGGGGAACAATTGTTTTACAGGTATCATTTTGCGTGTCATTGCTTTTAAACATCCTGATTATAGTATTTCCGAACTGTGCATGGGAGTGCCTAAGGACATTGTTATCTTCGTAAACAGGTTGGTTGAGCAAGACACTGGGCTCCCGCCAGTAGCTCCGCTGCTAAAGAGTTATGCTAAGGTGGAGAAGCTGAGTATATCTGAGCTCAATGATTTTGTCGTCACTGCTACGTCTCAGGTTCGTTAGCATGATTGTCATGTCCTTTATCAAATGTGATTTATCATTCCTAATCCGACTTTATAACAATGCAGGAAATTGATTTCATTTGTGCCGGAAAGGTGACTGGAGTCAAATTGGACAAGGGGTGGTGCTATGTTTCCTGTTCAAAATGTTTCAAGAAACTCCAACGGTCTGTCTCATCTCTCACGTGTCTGTCTTGCAACACCACCAGTGCAGTTGGTTTTTCGGTATGTACTGACCCTAAGCAGCTTAATCATCTACGTTTAACTAACTGTgtgatttgaaaattttatatgcACTAGATACCGTGTCGAGATGTCAATCGCAGACGAGACTGGTGAGGGTTTGTTTGTTGCCTTTGATGGAGTTATTGCGAAGCTCCATAACATGAGGGCCCATGAAGCTGCCAACCTCTTGGTACGTTATGTTATATTGTGCTTTATTTGTCAGTTGAATATCTACTCAATGAATCGTACCATTGTAAATGCAGGCTGGTGATGATGTCAACCCCGAAGAAACTGATGCTCCTCCGTTTGTTCGAGACATGGAAGGAAAGTCATACACGTTTCAGGTGAAGGTGGGCCCATACAATTTCACAGCAAATCATCAAAGCTTTACCATCTCACGCATTCTCGGCGAGGGTGAACGTGCGCCACAGCCTGAGTTCGTTGAAGATGTATTACTCTTATATTCTCCACTACCGTTTCTGCTTTGTATAAATTTAACGTTTTCATTCGATAGGGTGGTGACGATGACAATGGAGATGACAACAACGGTGCTAGCTTGGTGAGACGTAAGATGGAGGGTGGTGGATGTAGCAAGTCCGCAGGACCATCTGCTAAGTCTAAGAAGGCACGGAAGGCATAAGTGGGAAGGCAGATATCCCTTCTcaataataataaagttttttttctcttatggACAAGTATGCATTTGGTATTTCcgtatttattatttcatgttTTGTGATAGCTTATAATTTTATctacaattattaaaaatcGAATTATTTTGCAAAAATgatattgtttattttctttggGAATAATCCAGCTAGCATTACATAACATCAACttacaatataatatttttatttgcttatTCGTTTTCATTATGTGAATTTAGTATATTTGTCCACTTATTACCTTCATGGTGATTAGCATGttcctataaaaaaaatcaaacaaatagaTCATTGTTTTGGCGGTGGTTTCTTTGCGTTACTGAGTTCATAAAGTACAAGCGCTCCTGacaatatatattgtttattttctctttattgaCATTTGAGTTGTTTCTTTGTAACAAGTATCCATTACGAAGTTCCCTTCTACTTCGTATTATTCGATTTTAAGTTATGTGCTATCTTATGGCTTTAGCTATATTTATAAAAGATCTAATTATTTTGGCAGAAATGTTAACATCAATCACTTGGTTGATCACCGAACCGAGATTGATATTGTAAACATATGTtcctttttaatattatatctcATGAGTCATCTCTAATCTGACTTTTTTATGATGCAAGAAGTTCTTGGGCTCCTTCTGCAAGGTGTAGTTGCTTCCAAAATTTCTGCTCAACTCTTACCTTGGTCATATGCTGGAGGATATTTGGATATCTTCCTCCATTCATTAAGAAACAGGTCGACATGAGACTTCTCTTTGTTTTACACCAAAGCAAAAAATATGGATGCTTAAAAGATActcttttttgttgttgcagCTACTTCTCCATCTTCAGCCTCATGATGCTGCTCAGCTATCCCATGtaagaataagaaaaatatggTATCTGTCATCTTTTTAATGTAGGAGATGACGAGTCCCACATCAAATGGTACTTTAGAAGTTATAGAAAGCAACAAAATTGAGTCAATGCCAAAGTTTTCATGGTGAGTCTAATGAAGGTTGTTATAGCACGGTTGATAAATGGTGGTAGGGTCATGGTGAGGGCAGAGACTGAATGGCAAGGAGCTGGTGTGGTCACGGCTTGGCAGTGATGGCTGTAtgacttaaaaaaaacacagatcAAAGCAGATGAGAGAAGAGAAGGAATCATAGGTAAGGAAGAGAAGGGAGAAGATAGTTTGAAGATAGGTTTTTGCGTATACATAAAGATAAGTTACTTTTTTGGTTTAGCTGCAATTTGGTTCAGTATTTGTTTTTGTCgactaattatttgatagtaaCGTAGAACTAAAATAAAAGTTCTGCTAGATATGtaactttattattataaatgtatttatttatgaaaatatttttaattattataagaCAAATTTTCAACAGATAAGagtacataacaatattttatgttgtgtatgctttttcaaaatatattatatatatttagaccaaaaactatatattatattttgaatttttacaaccTTAACCAGACGCAAGGTCTATGTGCAATGGTACGAGAATGATGGTCATGCTAACATGGTTCTTGAAGCTGAGATCATGACTGGTACAGAGGTTGGTGATTATTGAAcctaaaaacaacaataaaaactcGAATAATAATACACTGAAactgaataataaaattttattaaaaatacaggTACAttcaatataaacaaaataaaaattaatcaatattttgattattgaacctaaaaacaacaataaaaactcGAATAATACTTACtatgtataaaaaaattgaacaaacaTTTAATAAATGTATACCATTTCAATCATTAAAATCGTATCATGTTAATACAACTTTATAATCTCTAATAagaataatgaaaaaataaagaaaaatttagacATATGCGAAGataatgtaaaatgtgtttacattataaagaaatttaataaaaagagaaagataataactaaaatagtattatgtaattaaaatatatttgagaacaaataaaaatacaaaaataagcAAACATCAAACATTAACTAAAATAGATATAATATCCTTCATCACTTAAAATGTCATATTCGCCTAAAACACTAAAACACAaccaccaaaacaaaaaaaaataaatactattatACACATCTCTTGCAAATTCAAACTTAAAACACTAACCaccaaatcaaacaaaaaataaaaatcgaaatcACAAATAAAGTATaccccgcccgtagggcgggcctaTCCTAGTAACCCATAAGAGGATTAGATTTCCCTTATCCCCCATTATGTGATTGGGAAATGTAGAGTAAATAAATGGGAAAGAATATAGTAAAAAAGAGAGGAAAAATAAAACTGAGAGGGAGAGTAAACTAGAGTAAATACATTTACTTTTGCTTGAGTTGGAGTAAATTTATTAGTGTGTTTTActctcttttaaatttttaacagTAACTACAGATAAGAGGAAGAAAGATGTTTTTACTTGATTGGTAAGATTTTGGAGTAAGTAGGAGGAGTaactgatattttctttccataAATAGTCAAAGGggtttaaccaaaaaaaaaaaagcccaaGGGGAAGGATCAAGAAAAGTCAACGAGTGCACATATAAACAAGAACGTACTAACTAACGTATGTTAACATTAATTTGACATTTTTCCGTTGAACAAAGAGCGAAGATAACTAGAAGTCCTTTAAAATTCACCCGTGTCCCGTAAACTTTGTTAGTATAATTGGTTGtaaaacttttgaaaatatatatcttccattaaaaagaaaaaaaaaagataactcgATCTCTTTAGTTAAGATGGAAAATAGTGTATTTTCAGCGTTAGTTTGTGCTCTGTGACATGGAAACGACATTGCATTTAACATCATTTATCATATTAGGGCATCTCCatcctattttatttttttctctaaaatagaataaaaatgaatatgaaATAAGAAATGATCCAACCCAACTTCATATCTCAAttactttttgtttgttcatatgGAGTGGAAAATGGAATAAGGTTCCATCAATTTTACtcaattttcacttttactctattttgaaaaaaaaaatagaattttacatTAGagatatattacatgttcaaataaatgaacaaaaaagtaaaaatgcttctaccatcaaataaaataatcaaatctataactaaaatcaaagcttgaaattttgaaaacaaaaatatgaaacaaaacagaaatatGAAAGAAACGTTTTTTCACTCTTCCCTATTTATTGTTCATTAAAGTCAAGCTTTTTCAATTGAACACAAAACTCTGTTTTGtttacaaataagaaaaaaattgtaaaaattttccattaattattgtccatcaaatttataatcttcatattaatttagtgaacactaaaataaaacaaaaagttcaaaagaagacttagaaaataagatgtctgaattgcgatgtattgttatttaattatagttcaagtgttttacaaattaaggctctttattactataaaattatagtaatagttattaacacaaatttaacttatgtaacaaatagattttcatgtattgttataaaatagatacatatttacgtgtttctacttttaatcggttttgttcggtttaatcggttatataccaaaccatatccaaatcctacggtttttataaaattatatccattcggtttatatggtatataccaaaaccaaaccatattatctatttcggttcggttcggttcggtacggttcggttttaccatattgaacagccctagttCAAAGGCAGATAGTCAGACATTAATGACGTTATGAGTCTTATGACCCATTTTACATCTCATCTTTCTAGTCGAATCTATGATGCATTTGTACATTTAGGGCTCATGATAATCAGTTCCAGAGTCGTGAAGCCAACTCTAATCCAACACAAACTGGAAATATTGATCCTTTAGGGAACTTTTGTGACATTGTTTGATAACAACAAACTTAGAgaaattatttgagaaaatgGAAAACCGTTCTTTAATAACGttcctctctctccctctctttttttttggattcgATCACTGGAGAAGAAGACTTGTTGGTTTCACCAAAAAGTCTCTTCAATTCTTTACTTCAAACCCAACAATTTATAGAGACAGAAACTAATAAGACAAGGGAGTGAGATTAAGTATAAAAGAAACAGAAACGCCTCTGAATCCTCTTGAGACATTAACAACAACTTGTATATAGcttttcttaaaacaaaacCAATATTTGCAAATCTTTATTAGGCAATGCCTATTTAAAAGAGAGAAGGGAGGTGTTTAAGCGTGGTTGGTTTCAATGAGTTATAAGGAGCAGAAGTATTTGCAGAGGCCACGTCACCACACATCTCTGAAGAAGCCCTTATGTGTCGTTCTGACAGTTTCAGTAATCAGCATGCTTCTTGTTTGTACTCACCTGTTCCCACGACATGGCAAGAGCTCTTCCTGTCATGGTCTCTCTAGTTCTAGAGGATGCGAGAATGCTATTTCAGCGTTGCTACCTGCTCATATCAGGAAACTCACTATTAAGGAGATAGCAGCACGAGCAGTGGTCAGAGACATACTTAGAACCCCTTCCCTGGTCACCCAAAACTCCAAAATCGCTTTCTTGTTCTTGACTCACGCTACTTTGCCATTTGAGGAGCTCTGGGATGAGTTCTTCAAGGTAACAAACACCTAGACAAACTCCAACTTTAgttactttttcttttaattgctTAAAAACCACTTGTGCACCAGCCGGGAATCGAACCTGGTTCTGTACCGTGGGAGGATACTATTCTACAACTAGACCACTGGTGCTTGTTGTTAACTGTACTTACGTTCATTTTTGCTGGTGTTGTGAAGGGTCATGAAGGGAAGTTCTCCATTTACATCTACACGTTCAAGGAACGTCCAGTTCACATCAGCCCTCATTTTTATGATCGAGAAATCCATAGTGATAAGGTCACTTGGGGAAGAACTTCAATGGTTGATGCTGAGAAGAGGTTACTGGTTAATGCTCTTGAGGATCCTGAGAACCAACACTTTGTTCTTCTTTCAGAGAGGTATTGATTCCAATCTTTATCAAGTATCCGTATATTAAGGTCTTCTCCAGAACTCAAATGTATTTTCCATGTGCAGTTGTATACCGTTGCATACTTTTGACTACACTTATAGATATTTGCTATACTCCAACGTCAGCTTCATTGAGAggtaaattaaaagaaaaaaggttTGAGTTCTCCACTAATATTATTCACTAACACAAGCTTCAATTATCTATATGTTTCTCAAGTTTTGTGGATCCTGGTCCACATGGGACTGGTAGACACATGGAACACATGCTACCGGAAATTACCAAGGAAGATTTTAGAAAGGGTGCTCAGGTAATCTCTAAGAGCTTGTCTTGATTGGTATGTTGCTACTTGCTGTTGTATAACTTTTGTGTATACTCTTGTGGCCAGTGGTTCACAATGAAGCGACAGCACGCGGTTATAGTGATGGCTGATAGTCTATACCACTCAAAATTCAGCAAGTATTGTGGTGTAAGTTTTGCAAGTGAAAAGTTTCTCCCTTCTCTTTGTTCTGATTCTGACattgtataaattaatttcagCCGGGGCTAGAGGCTAACAAGAGCTGTACTGCAGATGAACATTACTTGCCAACATTCTTTAGTGTGAGGATATGCTTCTTAACACCCTATTTTCTGCAGTATACCAAACCTTAATTTCTTGATGATGAAAAATCTTGTTTATTTGCTGGATCTTCTTTTCAGAAAGTTGATCCCATGGGGATCTCGAACTGGTCAGTGACGTATGTTGATTGGTCTAAACGAAGGCGGCATCCAAAGACTTACAGAGCACATGAGATTTCATTAGAGTTTATGAATAGTGTCTCGGTATGTTTTGATAACGCAGTCTCTTGAAAACTGGTCACATGTAGCATCTTATTCTACTTTTGTCGTTTTTCGCTTGTGCAGTCCGAGGAAATGAGTGTGCACGTCACAAGTTTGGGAGAGGTATGCTCTTGCGACTTTCTCTCTGTCACTCTCTTTATTTATACTCTTACTCGTGGTTTTGAAGCATGAAGAGCTGCATCGGCCCTGCACATGGAACGGGATTAAACGGCCTTGTTATCTGTTTGCAAGGAAATTTCATCCTGATGCTCTCGACACATTGGTCAACCTCTTCCCAAACTACACAAGCCCAGTTGTCTGAGATAGGATTCTTGAGCTGCAAGTCTTTGACCTAATTATGTTCCAGATATTGATTTTTTAGATACTgtaaattttctatttaaaaaaaatgaaataattctTGGTTTTGTAAGTTGTGTTTCTTGATGAAACTGAGAGCCGGCCGGTTACACGCAACTAGAgaataaattttggtttaaaaagTTACATTTTGTGATTTTCCCCTGGGTCTATCAATAAGCCTGGAATCTTAATATGGGTTCttgttacttattttttttctgcCAACACGTTATTTATTTAACTCGCGGCCTATTCATTCCTGCCTATCTAGCTAGCGTTTCTCAGGGTACAAACATACCGAAGAGAAAACCATTTTGTTAGTTAAtctagagaaatatctcttgcAGCGAATATATA
The sequence above is drawn from the Brassica napus cultivar Da-Ae chromosome A8, Da-Ae, whole genome shotgun sequence genome and encodes:
- the LOC106373902 gene encoding glycosyltransferase BC10-like isoform X1 translates to MSYKEQKYLQRPRHHTSLKKPLCVVLTVSVISMLLVCTHLFPRHGKSSSCHGLSSSRGCENAISALLPAHIRKLTIKEIAARAVVRDILRTPSLVTQNSKIAFLFLTHATLPFEELWDEFFKGHEGKFSIYIYTFKERPVHISPHFYDREIHSDKVTWGRTSMVDAEKRLLVNALEDPENQHFVLLSESCIPLHTFDYTYRYLLYSNVSFIESFVDPGPHGTGRHMEHMLPEITKEDFRKGAQWFTMKRQHAVIVMADSLYHSKFSKYCGPGLEANKSCTADEHYLPTFFSKVDPMGISNWSVTYVDWSKRRRHPKTYRAHEISLEFMNSVSSEEMSVHVTSLGESCIGPAHGTGLNGLVICLQGNFILMLSTHWSTSSQTTQAQLSEIGFLSCKSLT
- the LOC106373902 gene encoding glycosyltransferase BC10-like isoform X2; amino-acid sequence: MSYKEQKYLQRPRHHTSLKKPLCVVLTVSVISMLLVCTHLFPRHGKSSSCHGLSSSRGCENAISALLPAHIRKLTIKEIAARAVVRDILRTPSLVTQNSKIAFLFLTHATLPFEELWDEFFKGHEGKFSIYIYTFKERPVHISPHFYDREIHSDKVTWGRTSMVDAEKRLLVNALEDPENQHFVLLSESCIPLHTFDYTYRYLLYSNVSFIESFVDPGPHGTGRHMEHMLPEITKEDFRKGAQWFTMKRQHAVIVMADSLYHSKFSKYCGPGLEANKSCTADEHYLPTFFSKVDPMGISNWSVTYVDWSKRRRHPKTYRAHEISLEFMNSVSSEEMSVHVTSLGEHEELHRPCTWNGIKRPCYLFARKFHPDALDTLVNLFPNYTSPVV